A genome region from Clupea harengus chromosome 7, Ch_v2.0.2, whole genome shotgun sequence includes the following:
- the hs3st1l2 gene encoding heparan sulfate (glucosamine) 3-O-sulfotransferase 1-like 2, with translation MLWTLLLAFLLLLLLQAELCVCLRELRASTASALALALPPPAHTNATAQRLPGAIIIGVRKGGTRALLEMLNLHPDVEVAKAEVHYFNLDENYRRGLSWYRAQMPFTLPGQLTVEKTPGYFSAPLVPERMWEMNPAVRLLLIVRDPAERLVSDYTQVLHNRLQRHKPYQSLEELLLLDHDGNGNGRGGGRIDPGYKALQRSLYHVHFQRWLEHFPRQQIHVVDGEALVRDPYPELRKAERFLELPPRIMPSNFYFNATKGFYCLISAGHDKCLDESKGRPHAPLSQRTFHKLCHFLQEPNKRFFNLVGRTFPWC, from the coding sequence ATGCTGTGGACTCTGCTGCTCgccttcctgctgctgctgctcctgcaggctgagctgtgtgtgtgtctgcgtgagcTTCGTGCCTCCACCGCCTCCGCCCTGGCCCTGGCACTACCGCCACCCGCCCACACCAATGCCACCGCCCAGCGCCTGCCGGGAGCCATCATCATCGGTGTGCGCAAGGGTGGTACTCGGGCCCTGCTGGAGATGCTCAACCTGCACCCGGACGTGGAGGTGGCCAAGGCGGAGGTGCACTACTTCAACCTAGACGAGAACTATCGGCGGGGGCTAAGCTGGTACCGGGCCCAGATGCCCTTCACCCTGCCTGGGCAGCTGACGGTGGAGAAGACCCCTGGCTACTTCTCAGCCCCGCTGGTGCCGGAGCGTATGTGGGAGATGAACCCGGCCGTGCGGCTGCTGCTGATCGTGCGCGACCCGGCCGAGCGTCTCGTCTCCGACTACACGCAGGTGCTGCACAACCGCTTGCAACGCCACAAGCCCTACCAGTCcctggaggagctgctgctcCTGGACCATGACGGCAATGGGAACGGCAGGGGCGGGGGACGCATCGACCCGGGCTACAAGGCGCTCCAGCGGAGCCTGTACCACGTGCACTTCCAACGCTGGCTGGAGCACTTCCCCCGCCAGCAGATTCACGTGGTGGACGGGGAGGCGCTGGTCCGAGACCCTTACCCTGAGCTGCGCAAGGCAGAGCGCTTTCTGGAGCTGCCGCCACGCATCATGCCCTCTAACTTCTACTTCAACGCCACCAAGGGCTTCTACTGTCTGATCTCTGCAGGACACGACAAGTGCCTAGACGAGTCCAAGGGGCGGCCGCACGCCCCCCTCAGCCAGAGAACTTTCCACAAGCTGTGTCACTTCCTGCAGGAGCCCAACAAACGCTTCTTCAACCTGGTGGGTCGGACCTTCCCCTGGTGCTGA